CTGGGCATCCGGTTACGCCCTCGGTTGCCGTCGACGCCGCCTGGCATTTCCATCTGCAATACACGATCGAATACTGGGACGTGTTCTGTGCCGACGTGCTGTGCGCGCGGCTGCATCACATGCCCGGCACCGGCGCGCCGGATGAAGCGACCGTGTACGCGCAACGCTACCGCGACACGCTGGACAGCTATCGCCGGCTGTTCGGCTGCGAGCCGCCCGAATCGATCTGGCCGCCGTCCGCCGGCCTGCAAGCCGTGCCCGGATCGCCGGAGCTGGACGTGACGGTCACGGGCGGGCCGGGGGAGCCGGATTCGCCGGCCGCCCCGACGGCCGGCAGGACCTGGCGTGACCGGCTGCCGAAATTCGTCTGGCCCGCGGCCGCCGCGAGCGTCGCCGCGACCTGCGCATCAGCGCAGGACTTCAACGTGCTGAACTACACGGGGCCGCAGTTTCTCGCGTTCTACGTGCCAGCCTGCGTCGTTGCGTTGCTGCTGATCGCGGGGCTGCAATGGATCGAGTACCGGTTGCGGCGCCGGGGCGGCCGCAGCCGCAAGACGTCGCCTGCGATGTCGGCGGAGGAAGCCGCCTATCTGGTGGGCGGCGAGTCGCGGGTCGCCCAGGTCGTGACGCTGTCGCTTGCGCATGCGGGCGCGATCGAGCTGCGCACCGTTCCGAAACACGGCGGCTACGTGAAGATCGGCGACCTGGAGCGCGCGGGCCCGTACGAAGGCCACTGTGCGTGGCTGCAGGAACAGCCGGACGGCGAAGTGCGCTACGGCGCGTTTCGCCAGCGTCTCGCGCAATACGTGCAGGAGGTCCGCGACGGGCTGCATGCACAGGGCTGGTTCTGGCTGCCCGGCGAGATGCGCGCGTCGCGCATGGCCGCGCGCGCGATCGCGCTGCTCGTGCTCGGTACCGGCGCGGCGAAACTCACGGTCGGCCTGAGCCGCGGTCGGCCCGTACTGTTGCTCGTCATCTGCATGGCGGCTTTTGCCATCGCTTACCGGATCCTCGTGCGGCGCATGACGGGCTTCGGACGCGGCGGGGCTACGGCCGCCGGTCAGGCTGCGCTGATCGCGCGCCGGATCTCGCACGACGCGCGCGACGCACGTGTGGTGCGGGAGGGGCAGGATGCCGCGAGCGCACGCGACACAACGGCCGGCGAGCGCGATACATCGGACACGCTGTTGTGGACGGCCGCGCTGTTCGGCGCCGGCGCGCTCGCCGGCACCGCGTGGGCGGCCTACTCGGGCACGGTGCTGGCACCGCCGCCGCTGGGGCCGTTGGCGGCGAAGGCGGGCGGCGGCTCAACCGGCTCGAGCGACAGCAGTTGCTCATCATCGAGCTGCAGTTCATCGAGTTCGTGCAGCTCCAGCTCGTGCAGTTCGAGCAGTTGCGGCGGGTGTTCGTCGAGCAACTGAGCCGAACCGCCTGATTTCGCCGGCGCCCGGTCGCCCGGGCGTCGTCGCTAACCGATTGCCGCGTCCGCGGCCGTCGCTTCCCGCGTGCCGGTTCCGGCCTCCGCTTCCGTCGTCTCCATGATCGCGACCCAGTCGAACGCCGGCATCGCGCAGAGCTGTTCGACCGTGGCCGCGTATTCGCCGGCCGTCGTGGCCAGATAGCGCAGCCGCTCCGTCCACTCGGGCAAGCGGCCTTGCATCGTCGTCAGCACGACGGTCAGCAGATCCTGCTCCGGCCGCGCGGCGATGGCCTGCAGCGCGGCCTGGATGCGGGCGGGATCGCCGCCGGCGTCGAGGAGCAGTACGCCGGGAATCGGCGCGTCCGGCCGCGGCGGCCGCACGGCCGTGCCGCGCTTGTCGACGCCCGCCCGGTAGATCTCGCGATGCAGCGGCAACCGGACCTGCAGCGCATCGTGCTTGCAGACCCGCGCCTGCGCGGTGCGGGCGAGCCGCCGGCGCAGCGCAGGCTGCGCGATCAGCCGGTCGATCGCGTCGTGCCAGGCCTGGGCGTCGTCGCCGGCGAGCAGCGCATCGTCGCCGTCGCTCAGCGTCACGCGATTGGCTGGCAGGTCGCTGGCGACGACGGCGATGCCGGCCACCGCGAATTCCTGCCGCTGGATCGGGTTCGCGCCCGCGTCGTCGGCGAGCGGCATCAGCGCGATGTCCCAGTCCAGCGCGCGCAATTGCTGTGCATACGCATGGTAGGCGTCGGGTGCAGGCCGCCATTCGGCCGCCGGATGGTCTTCCCAGCCGGTGGGCGCGTGCGCGCCGAAGAACTGCACGGCGACGCGGCCGGCGTGGCGTGCGCAGATCGACCGCAGCGCGGCGTCCACGCGCGCGAAATGCGCCGGCAGCAGTGCCTCACCCGCGACGCCGATGGTTACGCGACCGTCCGCGCGGGTCGGCACCGGGCGCTGGAACAGGTCGAGGTCGACGCTGTCCGGCAGCACGAACACGCGCGGATTCCACGGCCGGTATCGGTTCGCGAGATCCGGCGTCGGGACGACGACCGCGCATGCGTTGCCGAGCGTATAAGCGATGCCGGCCCACGTCGGGTCGTCCTGCGCCGAAGCCTGCGCGGCCGGCGGGCTGTCGGTCGCGTAGATCACAGGCTTGTCGAACGCGAAGATCGCCCGCAGCCCGTCGGGCGACAGCAGGCCCGGCGTGCGGCGGTCGAGCAGCACGGCATCGGCCGTGGCGATCGCATGGCCGTCGATCCTGCCGTCGACAATGCCCCACACGAGTTCCCACGCGTCGCCGAGCCGCGCGAACGGCAGCGCGACGCGCCGCTGCAGCGAGGCACCGTCGACCCGGTCGAACGCGTAGACGACGAGACGCTTCTTTCGCGGCACGGGCACGGGCGCGGGCGTGACGGCCGGGCGGCGCCCCTGTTCGGCGAGCCGCGCGTACAGCGTGCCGTAGCGCGCGGCATCGGCTTCGGCGGGCAGCACGTGCACCGATGCGTTGACGTGCCGGCCGGTGCGGGCCAGCGCATCCGACGGCACCGCGAGCGCATCGGCGCGCCGCAGCGCATCGTGCAGGGCGGCGCGCCCGCGCGCGTTGCCGGCGATTTCCGGCCAGGCCGACGCGAATGCGTCGAGCGGCCGGTCGACGTCGCAGACAACCGGCTTGCCGAGCGCGAACAGCTGCTCCTGCGCGGCGGACGACAGCAGGCCCGCGATCGCGCCGTGCAGGACGATCAGGTCCGCCCGCTGCAATGCGTCGAGATCGATGCCTTGCTCGCCGACCGGGAAATCGAGCGCCCACTCCCGCTCGAGCCGCCCGAACGCGTCGCCGAAGCGCACGCGCGCGGCCGGCTCGGCCGTCATGACGGCCAGGCGCCGCTTCGCACTCGCCGGGCGGCGCGCGGTCGACGGCCCGTGCGGACCGAGTTCGACGTCGCGTTCTTTTGCGCGTGCCTGGGTCTTGTCGACGAAGCGTCGAAGCTGCAGCCAGAAGGTCAGCTCTTCTTCCCGATAGACGTCGCGCGCTTCGTGCACGGTCGCCTTCGCACGCGCGATCTCGTCCGGATCCAGTCCCCACGCGATGCCCTTGCCGTTCATGACCCAGCGCTCCGCGTTCGGCAGCGACGCGTCGTTCAGGATGCACACGACCGGGCAGCCGCACATCAGCGCCTCGAAGGCCGCCGTGGACCACTCGTACAGGTACACGCATTCGACACGGCGAAACAGCTCGGCGAGTTCGTGCGCCGAGCGTTCCGGCACGCGGCCCGAGATCTCGATCGACCCGGCCGTGGCCGGATGCAGGCTGCCGCCGCGCCGCAGGTGACGGTTGATGAAGACGGCCGTGCCGCTGCGGGCTGCGTCGTCGACGCCGTCGCCGTGGAAGATGCGCGTGTCGACGAGCGGGATTCGCAGCAGGTCGGCCTGCCATCCGTCGGGCACGATCGTGGGACCGAACGCGAACACGAGGTCGCTCGGCGCGAGGTCGATCGGATTGCCGTTGATGCGGCCGGGCTCCGCGAGCAGATAGCGGGCGACGCAGCGCGCGCCGAACGGGTTGCCTTCGACGATCTCCGGATAGATCGCGATCGGGCTGCGCCCCGCGTCGGCGTGCGCCTGGACGATCGCCGGCGTCAGCACCGGCGTGCGCAGTTCGGGGTGCACGTCGGGCGTCTGGACATAGGCCTCGCAGCCGAGCAGGTTCAGCGTGTGGCACAGGTAGTGCATCGCGCGGACGCCGCCGGATGTCTGCAGGAAGGCGGGCACGGCGAGGTAGTACGGATGGTCCAGCGGGGCGAAGAGACGGGGCGCGTCGTTCATGGGTCGGGGGCGGAAATGCGTAATGGAGGGCGGCGGACGGCCGGTTACTGGCGGGCCCGGTAAAAATCGAACACCACTTGCAGGACGCGATCTTGTTCGGCCTCGCTCATCGCGTGGTATAGCGGCAGGCGCACGAGCCGGTTGGCGACGTCGTCCGTTACGCGCATGCCGGAGCCGCAGCGGCCGTAGTGCCGGCCGGCCGGCGAACTGTGCAGCGGCACGTAATGGAACACGGCGAACACGCCCGCGTCCCGGATCTGCTGCAGCAGATTCGAACGCTCGTCGAGGTCGCGCGCGAGGAAATAGAACAGGTGGCCGTTGCCATGCTCGCTCAACGGCAACGCGGGCAGCGTGATGTGCCCGGCGTCGTGAAGCGGGCGCAGCGCCTGCTCGTAGCGCCTGACCGTCGCGCGCCGCTGTTCGGTGATCACGTCGGCATGCTCGAACTGCGCGTACAGGAAGGCGGCGATCAGTTCACCCGGCAGAAAGGACGAGCCGACATCGACCCACGTGTACTTGTCCACCTGGCCGCGAAAGAATTGGCTGCGGTTCGTGCCTTTCTCGCGGATGATCTCCGCGCGCTCGACGAGTTGCGGATCGTTGACCAGCAGCGCGCCGCCTTCGCCGGCGATCACGTTCTTGGTCTCGTGAAAGCTGAGGCACGCGAGGTGGCCGATGCTGCCGAGCGGCTTGCCTTTCCACGTCGACTGGATCGCCTGTGCGGCGTCCTCGACGATCCATAGCCGGTAGTCGGCGGCGAGGTGCGCGAGCGTGTCCATGTCGCACGGCACTCCCGCGTAATGGACCGGGACGATCGCGCGCGTGCGGTCGGTGATCGCCGCCGCGACGAGTTTCTCGTCGAGGTTCAGCGTGTCGGGTCGAATGTCGACGAACACGGGCGTCGCGCCGCGCAGCACGAACGCGTTGGCGGTCGACACGAACGTGTAGGACGGCATGATCACTTCGTCGCCGGGCCCGACGTCGGTGAGGATCGCGGCCATCTCCAGCGCGGCCGTGCACGAGTGCGTGAGCAGCGCGCGTCGGCAGCCGATGCGCGCCTCCAGCCACGCGTGACACAGCTTCGTGAATGCCTGGTCGCCGGCCAGTCCGCCCTGCTCGACGGCCTTCGCGATGTAGTAGAGCTCCTTGCCGACGATGAAGGGGCGGCCGAACGGAATGCGGTCGAGGTTGGGGGGAGCGAACATGGCGGGACTCCGCGGGAGCATGGAGACGGGGGATCGACCGACGTCGGTCGGGTCAAGTGCTGGTTCTGACGAGCATCGTGAACTCGTAGAGCCCGTAGTCGTGCAGTAGCGCGACCTGCCGCGAGTAGCGGCGCTTGCAGTGATCGAACAGCGCGCAGGGATCGGCGTAGTACAGGCGCTCCGGGCGCATGTACGGCGGATCGGAATACGACGTCAGGCAGTTGAACGAGAAGCCGAGGCGGCTTGTTTCGTGCAGCATGTCGAGCGTGGCGTGAATATGCGCCAGCCACGCATCGCCATCGTGGCCGCGATGGACGTTGAAGAGGCCCGACGCGATGCCGAAGTCCGCGACCGCCCGCGGTGTGTCGCCGAGGTGGAACGATACGTTTGCGTTGTCGCGATGGCGCTGCCGGGCGGCGGCCACCATGTCCGACGAGATGTCGTTGCCCGCGTACGCAGGGCGGCGGCCTGCCGCGTGCACCACGAGAAAATCCACCAGTGCGCCGTAACCGCATCCGACGTCGTTCAGCGAAAAGGCGTCGGCGTCCGGCGCAACGATCTTCGTCAACTGTGCGAATCGCAGTTGCTGGCTGTCCTCGCCGTTCCAGTCCACGCCGCGCGCGGTTTGCCCGTGCTCGGCCAGGCACGCGCTGTAGTAGGCGGCGACGTCTGCCAGCAGGGGTGAGTGTCGGGAGTCGTCCATCGATATGTCCTCAGGTGCGGCCGGTCACGACGTACCGGCGCGCATCGGGGCCGCAGTGGAACAGCACGTCGAGCACGGTCACGCCGTGAACGAAATCGCCCCACAGCTGCGCATAGCAGGGATAGGCCGGATAGTCGAACCAGCGCACGGCGACGCGTGCGGACGCGAACCGGATTTCGTCGAGGTAGTCCCGCGCCGCGGGGCCCGACAGGTATTCGGTCGCGCCCGCCTGCAGGCAGAGGTTCAACAGCTTCTCCGTGCGGTCGCCCTCCAGCACGTAGTCGGACGACGACGAAATCCGCGTGGCGATGCCGAGTTGCCGATTGATCCATTCCAGCATGGCGCGGTTCAGCGCACTCAACGTATCGTGCCGGTGCTCCAGATAGAGCGCTTCGAGCTGTTCCGCGTACCGCGCGAAATGCGGCGCGCGCGCGTAGTTTTGCCGAAGACGCGTCCAGTGATGCTCCGCCCAGTCCGACCCGTCGATTTCGGTTTCGCGAATGCTCTGGTGATACCGTCCCTTCACCTTCACCGGCACGGTCAGCCACTGCACGCCTTGCGGCGTCTTGATCTGGTTGCGGTTGCGCCAGTCGCGCCGCGTGTACTGCGCGTCGTCGTAGAGAATGAACTCGTCGGTTGCGGCGATCAGGTCGAAGTAGCCCTTCCACGGGATGTAGTTGGACTGCACGATCGCGATTCGCTTCTGGGGCTGCGTCATGTCGTTCAGGCCGGGATGTGGCCGTACCGGTACATGTCGACGAGTTCGGGCGGAATGCCCCAGTCCGTCGCACCGAGCCGGTCGTGCAGCGCCTCGAGATCCGCGTGGATCGCGCGTTCGAGTTGCTCCACCATGCGGCTGCGCGCGGGCACGAAGTCGTGCTGGTAGGCCGCGTTGATCTGGTGGCGAACCGTTTTGGCGATCGCCGCGTCGCGTTTCAGCTGACGGATCAGCGGCCGCTCCGGCGCGAGCTGCGCATAGCGCGGATCGATCGCGAGGCCGCGCATGGCCGCGACGAGATCGCGGCACAGCACCGGCGAAAGATGGAAACCGTCGCGCTTGGTGCCGCCGAGAATCCACAGGTCCCGCACGCTGGTGGCGCCGATCAGCGGATAGAGGTCGGACGTCGTCGGCCGCCAGCCGACGTTGATGCCGACGAGATTCGCCCGCGAGAACCGCGAGTTGATCTGGTCCATTGCCGATTTGAGCAGCGTGTACGCGCTGCCGACGTGACCATGCTCGTGCGGCACCGGGCTGATGTAGTTGCTGGCGCCGACCAGCGTGCGGTCGGCGCCGTACGGGGCGGAATAGACGCCGCATGCCAGGCCGCGATTGGTCGTGCGGATGCAGTGCGTGTGCACGTTCTCGCTGCTTTGCAGTTCGATCGACGTGCCGATGCCGTAAAACAGCCGCTGCACGGGCAGCTCGGGCAGGCTGGCCTGCAGGACCCGGGTCAGGTTGGCGCCGTTGCAGAGCACGAACCGGTCGGCCTCGAGCACGGCGCCGTCGCTCAACCGGGCGCGAGCGGCGCGGCCGTTGGCGACGTCGAGGCGCTCGACTTCGGCGGACATGAAGGTGACGTTGCCGGCGCCCGCGACATGGGCTTCGAGCGCGTCGAGAAACTGTTTCGGGTTGACCCAGCCTTCGCGCTTCAGGTACAGGGCGTTCAGCGCGCGCTGCTGCGGGTGCGGGTGATAGTTCGGAATGCCAGCGGGATCGACGGCTTCGCACGGCTCCTCGAATTCGCGGCAGAAGCGGCGTACGGCCGCGAAGTTCTCGTCGTCGAGTGCGTCGGTCGCGGCATTGTTGAGCACGTAGGTGCCGAAGCCGTGCGCGACCGCGCGATCCGCCGTGCAGATCTCGGCGAACACGTCGGGCCACGCGGCGGTCGCCGCGCGGCTCAACTCGAACTTGAAGCGTTCGAGCGGCGTGCCGAGCGAGTCGGCTTCGAGTTCGGTGAACGAGTTGAGCATCGCCGCCGCCGCGCGCGTCGCCGAGCCGGGGCGATGCGCGTGGCCGACGACGACGAGCTCGACGCCCGGCTCGGCGCGCTGCCACGCACGG
The nucleotide sequence above comes from Burkholderia pyrrocinia. Encoded proteins:
- a CDS encoding WbqC family protein, coding for MTQPQKRIAIVQSNYIPWKGYFDLIAATDEFILYDDAQYTRRDWRNRNQIKTPQGVQWLTVPVKVKGRYHQSIRETEIDGSDWAEHHWTRLRQNYARAPHFARYAEQLEALYLEHRHDTLSALNRAMLEWINRQLGIATRISSSSDYVLEGDRTEKLLNLCLQAGATEYLSGPAARDYLDEIRFASARVAVRWFDYPAYPCYAQLWGDFVHGVTVLDVLFHCGPDARRYVVTGRT
- a CDS encoding TIGR04222 domain-containing membrane protein produces the protein MAAIPSTPTAVDARVLPDTQQALLARLHAYSPDDPDAPLPYSRRLAEAEGWPHAHALAVIDEYKRFAFLAQAAGHPVTPSVAVDAAWHFHLQYTIEYWDVFCADVLCARLHHMPGTGAPDEATVYAQRYRDTLDSYRRLFGCEPPESIWPPSAGLQAVPGSPELDVTVTGGPGEPDSPAAPTAGRTWRDRLPKFVWPAAAASVAATCASAQDFNVLNYTGPQFLAFYVPACVVALLLIAGLQWIEYRLRRRGGRSRKTSPAMSAEEAAYLVGGESRVAQVVTLSLAHAGAIELRTVPKHGGYVKIGDLERAGPYEGHCAWLQEQPDGEVRYGAFRQRLAQYVQEVRDGLHAQGWFWLPGEMRASRMAARAIALLVLGTGAAKLTVGLSRGRPVLLLVICMAAFAIAYRILVRRMTGFGRGGATAAGQAALIARRISHDARDARVVREGQDAASARDTTAGERDTSDTLLWTAALFGAGALAGTAWAAYSGTVLAPPPLGPLAAKAGGGSTGSSDSSCSSSSCSSSSSCSSSSCSSSSCGGCSSSN
- a CDS encoding NAD(P)/FAD-dependent oxidoreductase, with the protein product MKIAILGNGILGLMTARAWQRAEPGVELVVVGHAHRPGSATRAAAAMLNSFTELEADSLGTPLERFKFELSRAATAAWPDVFAEICTADRAVAHGFGTYVLNNAATDALDDENFAAVRRFCREFEEPCEAVDPAGIPNYHPHPQQRALNALYLKREGWVNPKQFLDALEAHVAGAGNVTFMSAEVERLDVANGRAARARLSDGAVLEADRFVLCNGANLTRVLQASLPELPVQRLFYGIGTSIELQSSENVHTHCIRTTNRGLACGVYSAPYGADRTLVGASNYISPVPHEHGHVGSAYTLLKSAMDQINSRFSRANLVGINVGWRPTTSDLYPLIGATSVRDLWILGGTKRDGFHLSPVLCRDLVAAMRGLAIDPRYAQLAPERPLIRQLKRDAAIAKTVRHQINAAYQHDFVPARSRMVEQLERAIHADLEALHDRLGATDWGIPPELVDMYRYGHIPA
- the rffA gene encoding dTDP-4-amino-4,6-dideoxygalactose transaminase; this encodes MFAPPNLDRIPFGRPFIVGKELYYIAKAVEQGGLAGDQAFTKLCHAWLEARIGCRRALLTHSCTAALEMAAILTDVGPGDEVIMPSYTFVSTANAFVLRGATPVFVDIRPDTLNLDEKLVAAAITDRTRAIVPVHYAGVPCDMDTLAHLAADYRLWIVEDAAQAIQSTWKGKPLGSIGHLACLSFHETKNVIAGEGGALLVNDPQLVERAEIIREKGTNRSQFFRGQVDKYTWVDVGSSFLPGELIAAFLYAQFEHADVITEQRRATVRRYEQALRPLHDAGHITLPALPLSEHGNGHLFYFLARDLDERSNLLQQIRDAGVFAVFHYVPLHSSPAGRHYGRCGSGMRVTDDVANRLVRLPLYHAMSEAEQDRVLQVVFDFYRARQ
- a CDS encoding class I SAM-dependent methyltransferase; its protein translation is MDDSRHSPLLADVAAYYSACLAEHGQTARGVDWNGEDSQQLRFAQLTKIVAPDADAFSLNDVGCGYGALVDFLVVHAAGRRPAYAGNDISSDMVAAARQRHRDNANVSFHLGDTPRAVADFGIASGLFNVHRGHDGDAWLAHIHATLDMLHETSRLGFSFNCLTSYSDPPYMRPERLYYADPCALFDHCKRRYSRQVALLHDYGLYEFTMLVRTST
- a CDS encoding glycosyltransferase family protein, giving the protein MNDAPRLFAPLDHPYYLAVPAFLQTSGGVRAMHYLCHTLNLLGCEAYVQTPDVHPELRTPVLTPAIVQAHADAGRSPIAIYPEIVEGNPFGARCVARYLLAEPGRINGNPIDLAPSDLVFAFGPTIVPDGWQADLLRIPLVDTRIFHGDGVDDAARSGTAVFINRHLRRGGSLHPATAGSIEISGRVPERSAHELAELFRRVECVYLYEWSTAAFEALMCGCPVVCILNDASLPNAERWVMNGKGIAWGLDPDEIARAKATVHEARDVYREEELTFWLQLRRFVDKTQARAKERDVELGPHGPSTARRPASAKRRLAVMTAEPAARVRFGDAFGRLEREWALDFPVGEQGIDLDALQRADLIVLHGAIAGLLSSAAQEQLFALGKPVVCDVDRPLDAFASAWPEIAGNARGRAALHDALRRADALAVPSDALARTGRHVNASVHVLPAEADAARYGTLYARLAEQGRRPAVTPAPVPVPRKKRLVVYAFDRVDGASLQRRVALPFARLGDAWELVWGIVDGRIDGHAIATADAVLLDRRTPGLLSPDGLRAIFAFDKPVIYATDSPPAAQASAQDDPTWAGIAYTLGNACAVVVPTPDLANRYRPWNPRVFVLPDSVDLDLFQRPVPTRADGRVTIGVAGEALLPAHFARVDAALRSICARHAGRVAVQFFGAHAPTGWEDHPAAEWRPAPDAYHAYAQQLRALDWDIALMPLADDAGANPIQRQEFAVAGIAVVASDLPANRVTLSDGDDALLAGDDAQAWHDAIDRLIAQPALRRRLARTAQARVCKHDALQVRLPLHREIYRAGVDKRGTAVRPPRPDAPIPGVLLLDAGGDPARIQAALQAIAARPEQDLLTVVLTTMQGRLPEWTERLRYLATTAGEYAATVEQLCAMPAFDWVAIMETTEAEAGTGTREATAADAAIG